Genomic window (Culex pipiens pallens isolate TS chromosome 3, TS_CPP_V2, whole genome shotgun sequence):
ACCTTTTGGCAGCCACAGTTCTTTAACCAGATCGGCACCCTTTTCTCCGATCATGATGACGGGGGCGTTGATGTTACCGCTGGTAATTCTTGGCATAATACTGGCGTCGATCACACGCAAACCTTTCACTCCATGAACGCGCAGTTTGTGATCCACGACAGCGAATGGATCCGACCGTTGACCCATTTTGGCGGTTCCCGACATGTGGTAGATCGTCATCGTGTACTGGCGAATGGCGCAATCCCAGTACTCATCGGTGAATTCTGGTAAATGTTTGCAGTTGGGAACTTGCTTGCTGTGAAATCTTGCTCCAAAGCGTTTCATTGCTTGAGTTTCCCCGAATGCGATAGCTGCCTTGACCCCTTCACGGAGGACACCAACGTCATCGGGGTGGGTGAGATAGTTATGGTATAATAATGGGTAACGAAGAGGGTTTTTCGATTGCAGACGAATGAAGCCACGACTTTTGGGACGCAACATCATGGGGAATACTCCAAATACGTCCTGATTGTTGATTTCGCTGAACATGTAATCGTAAAATTCGTCCTTCAATCCGTGGGCTTTCTTGATCTGGTCTCCTCCGTCCGAAGGTGTCGAGGCGCTAGTCAACATGAACTCGATATCTGGCCAGTCGTCCGTTTGATTTGCATACTTCGTGTTGATGAAACCGACTGCTTCCAAGCCAATACTGCTGGTCAGTGGACCATCTTCCGTGACTGCGTATCGAATAGCCGAATTCAAATTCACCAACCGGTTCATGATCACAGAGATTGGCTGATCCACGCGGAATACCAAACCACCAACGGCGATGTGATCTTGCAAGTTTTGTCCCACCCCGGGCAGATCATGAACCAAGGGAATTCCAACTTGTTCCAGATTCTCTCTCGGACCAATACCGGACAGCATCAGCAAATGTGGCGATCCGATGGCCCCGGCCGATAAGATGACCTCCCTCGTCGCGTAAACCTCGTGCTTCTTGCCGTCCCGTATGAATTCAACGCCCAAGGCGCGCTTATTTTCGGCATCCATAATGACACGGGTGACGTGGGCGAACAAAGCTACGTGCAGATTTTTGCGGTTTCTAACCGGTCTCAGAAAGGCCTTGGACGAACTGCATCTCGTACCGCGTCGCATCGTAAACTGGAAGAACGCGAATCCGGTCTGCTGCTCGCCGTTCACGTCCACGATATCGTAACCCATCTCTTCTCCCGCTTGGAGGAAGGAAACACCCAGAGGTGTGAGATAGGGCACATCCTGCACCTGCATGAGACcacctaaaaataaagaaattagatTATCATCAGCAGTATAGAATAGGAATTTCGCCTCACCTGTTGCGTGTTGTCTCTTGTTCCGCGCCAGGTAGGGATTCCGCTGATCCTCGGACTTTCTAAAGTACGGCAGCACCTCCTCGTAGCTCCAGCCCGGATTTCCGAGCGCGTGCCACAGGTCAAAGTCGCGCTTGTTGCCGCGGACGTACAGCATTGTGTTGAGCACCGACGAGCCTCCGAGAACTTTGCCTCGCGTCCAACAGCATCGATTCTCCTTCATGGCCTGGCAGGCCGTCTTCTGGGGCTGGGTTCTGAAACGTGACAGAAAGGACGAGGTCGCGTGAGCTTAATTTCACAAATATGATAAATCGTTTGTGTTGACGTGACGTAAACCTGCGTCATTCATCCCGTTAAAACGACCTTGGAGCGTTGATGGCTTATTCGTTTACTCGCTCCGTCTGCACAGTCAAAATATTGCAAAAGGgaacaaattgaaaattaaacaaaccAACGCGGCTAGCATGACTAGGCAAGTCTAGAGGTTGAAAGGCTCTTTTGGTATGGTTAGCGAGTTAAATTTGGCtatattaataaatttgaacacGAAACTCCGAAGGTTGCAGCTTGGTCTTTCCAAATGACTAAGCACATTTATGGTAGTTTAGCTTAGGCTGAGCTGGAATGTAATTTTGAGGAATCAATCATTTATCTGATGAACTCGTAAACATGTCCAACTTTGTTGAAGGGTGAATGTGAAATGTatatcattattattttttaaatggggTTATGGGACTAGAATCCTATTGCAGGCTGTTGTTTATATTTTGATCACATTTGAATGTatgtgtacacagcaaaaaatccgattgtaAAATCGCAtcaaaaagcatgcacatcacctttgtgaaaaaatgcacttaaaataaCATCCGTGAATgtacagcaaaaaatatgtaatattacacaaagcCCATTTTTCGGACCAGGGATAGATATCGAATTGGTTTTTGCCTAGAAACGTCAAATCAAATATAAACAAACTAAATACTTTTTCTCAATCTGATTTATTGCTCATCGAATAATTTTACCTTAGGCACTTGTACTTAATGAGAGGCTTGTTACATTTCGATGAATGTGTCCTGAATGTCATCGCAATGAGTTCGTTTGCATAATTGTGAACGAACCTCCAGCGTTTCAATGTTAGCCGGATCATCAACGCTTTCCGGATCTCCGATGCGCTTTCTCGCGGCCAGCTCGGGACGTTAGTGTTGTTCCGGATCCGGTTCCGGTGTTCCGGTTTTTGATAGTTTTGGGTGGGCAGCTCGGACATCCGTTTGCACGGTTTTCCTGTACCACTGCAGAATTGTGGCTGGTAGAACCTTGCCCGGACGGCAGCAACAGCACGGAGTTGTCCTCCGGATTTTCGTGCACTGTGTTCGAGAGAAAAagataatataaaaattttatttttaaatcgggATTCAGAGTAAGTCACATACTTTAATCATGCTGAATAACTAAGGTTCTATACTGTGCATGAACGGGTTGCTCGGTGGGGCTTTTGCCCAGAATTAACCTGCGGTCAATGTTCCTGAATCCGCAGCCAGATAAGTGCCCACATTGCGTCGATGATTTACTGCAGCACGTCCGGGTCGACGCGCCCAATTCTCTTTTGCTCCACGCAGTTGTGAATCTGGTCCTTGTCACATTTGAGCAACTGGCCGTCCACCTTGCGGACGGTTTGCCGCAGCTGCTCGGCCGGAAAGCTTTCGGGGCCATCGAGGACAGCAAGTGGGCAAAAGCTTGCTTCTGTTCAAACTCGAAGTACATCTGGACGCTGTTGCCCGTTCCAGCTTTTTTTGGATGAACCGAGATTCGTGCTGATCCtgggaagaagaaaaaaacaccgcGGTTTAGACGATGAAATTACGCAACAGAAGGTAGCGATCCATTCCGGTTGCAGCGCCAACTGCATTTGTAACTGCAGCTGCTGCATGTTGTATCACCGAATCGGACAACTTCAAGAACAGCGATTTTTTTCGAACTAAACATACCATTCCCAGATTTTCACGACCCAAGTGGTTCACCGGCCGAAACTAAATCTCCGCAGTCCGCACACGAATCGTCTCGCTCCCAGTTTGGAAATCGACTAGGCGTAAAAGAAGTACACAGCGGACTCGCCAAACAGCCGCAATTCTCAGTCTCCCGTAACTCCCCGCTTTGATGGACCACTTCCGGACAGCGGTTGCAGCTGCAGCCGCCGCAGCATTGCTCACGGCATTCGTGGATGTTCACGTAAAGTCCAGCGACTGAAGGTGTGCCGGTCATCCGAGTCCTACCCCAGTTTTCCTATATGTACATTGTACAATccggttaaaatattttaaaactatttttactaTGTAATTTACATATTACCTTTAGCTGCTGGGTGTTGAACGATGCCCACGGAAAAGACACGCACCAGAACAGGTGATTGAACCAGCTGTTTTAAACACTCATTGGGTTTCGCGACGTAGGCCAAGATCGTGCCCAATTGATTGGTACCATGACCGCGGACAAGTCGTTTTTATCGAGTAGTCTGGCTATCGTTCGAATCGTCGCACAAATATTTCAGCGCGGTCAAATAACGCTTAATAACGCAC
Coding sequences:
- the LOC120425661 gene encoding glucose dehydrogenase [FAD, quinone]-like, producing MVIPGIPFIKLIPLLGGSALKAAPAVTAVTATVAAAIKTATAIVGVGKLAIIPILIASLAYYNYDLFDPENRPFNMKEVNREYDFIVVGAGSAGAVVASRLSEISDWKVLLLEAGGHETEISDVPILSLYLHKSKLDWKYRTQPQKTACQAMKENRCCWTRGKVLGGSSVLNTMLYVRGNKRDFDLWHALGNPGWSYEEVLPYFRKSEDQRNPYLARNKRQHATGGLMQVQDVPYLTPLGVSFLQAGEEMGYDIVDVNGEQQTGFAFFQFTMRRGTRCSSSKAFLRPVRNRKNLHVALFAHVTRVIMDAENKRALGVEFIRDGKKHEVYATREVILSAGAIGSPHLLMLSGIGPRENLEQVGIPLVHDLPGVGQNLQDHIAVGGLVFRVDQPISVIMNRLVNLNSAIRYAVTEDGPLTSSIGLEAVGFINTKYANQTDDWPDIEFMLTSASTPSDGGDQIKKAHGLKDEFYDYMFSEINNQDVFGVFPMMLRPKSRGFIRLQSKNPLRYPLLYHNYLTHPDDVGVLREGVKAAIAFGETQAMKRFGARFHSKQVPNCKHLPEFTDEYWDCAIRQYTMTIYHMSGTAKMGQRSDPFAVVDHKLRVHGVKGLRVIDASIMPRITSGNINAPVIMIGEKGADLVKELWLPKGYYSRRGKRERDPLENITSTDASLTNVTSSDS